A genome region from Arachis duranensis cultivar V14167 chromosome 6, aradu.V14167.gnm2.J7QH, whole genome shotgun sequence includes the following:
- the LOC127739763 gene encoding uncharacterized protein LOC127739763: MRFSPSPTLLHTTLTFAILTVVDDRRCCCADHRSSSRFYPNRLLCALITDDGHCSDHRCCCATVTIIISVLLIIVFTVLTLLNMYIEAAITKDELQHLALLFKSKFDSIGQITAGVLWLLKLEGSVGQAVMDQLGNLARLSSTGSVKSLLCEIAYMNISGTLV; encoded by the exons ATGCGCTTCTCACCTTCGCCAACCTTGTTGCACACAACCCTCACCTTCGCCATTCTCACCGTCGTTGATGACCGTCGCTGTTGTTGCGCTGACCATCGCTCTTCTTCTCGGTTCTACCCTAATCGTCTTCTCTGTGCCCTAATCACTGATGACGGTCACTGTTCTGACCATCGCTGTTGCTGCGCCACCGTCACCATCATCATCTCCGTGCTTCTCATCATCGTCTTCACTGTGCTCACATTGTTGAATATGTAT ATTGAAGCAGCAATAACCAAGGATGAGCTTCAGCACCTCGCTTTGCTGTTCAAATCTAAATTTGATTCAATTGGTCAAATCACTGCTGGAGTTTTATGGCTGCTTAAGTTGGAAGGTTCTGTTGGTCAGGCTGTAATGGATCAACTTGGTAACCTAGCTAG GCTATCTTCAACGGGTAGTGTGAAGTCATTGCTTTGTGAAATAGCCTACATGAACATCTCTGGAACATTAGTTTAA